The Dehalococcoidia bacterium genome segment TCGCCACCTCGCCCAGACGCAGGCCGCCGTAAAGGAGCAGGTAGACGACTGCCTTGTCGCGAGCGCAGCCGCGCAGGTCCACCTCTTTGAGGAAGCGTCGCAGCTCCGGTTTGGTGAGACCGCGCGGCGCCAGAGGCTGCCACGGCACCTTCGGGACATCCGCGAATTCACGCGCTGCCCGCTCGGTTAGATCGCCCTGCGTCGCGGCCCAGCCACCGTATTCGGCCAGGAAGATCAGAGCGCGGTTCACAGTGGCGGGCGCCTGCCCCAGTCCCAGGCAGTGCCTACGAAACTCTACCGCCTCGCGCCCGGACATTCGCCTGAGGTCGAAGGCCTCGGCGTTAACCGCTCGGCTCCAACGCGCCAGCTTTAGCCAGTCTGCAGCGTAGGCGGCGAGGGTGTTCGGCCGGCGACCACGCGCCCGCAGTCGCTCGAGAAAGCGCTCGACTCTGGCCTGCTCTGCGGGCGTCGCTAGGTCTGTATCGAGCCTTGCCGTGACGCTCTCTTCAGTTATTTGCCCAGTCTTCACCATCTCGGCCTCAGCCGCTCGAATTCGCAGCCCCGAGCGCCGGGGCTGAAATTGGCGCCATAACGATCCTTATGGACCAAATTGCGCAGGCCGCCGCTGTCGCTGAGAGCCTGCCTGCGCCTCCGCTGGTGACGAAACCAAGCCTCGAATATGCGCGGTTGGACGCGAGAACCTGGTGGTCACGGGCACGCCTTTCAGCAGGATCGGGTTGATCTAAGGCTAGTGCGATGCCGCTGCCCAAGACTCGTCGGCCACCGGTCGCCACGAGTCTCGACCAGGTAGATCGTCGCATGGTCGCCGCGCCCTTTTGCCTTCGATGCGAACGGAGTCGCCGATGACAACGAGGCTTAGGTAAGTCCAAGCTTCGCAATGAGGCTCGGCTGCCCATGCGACCTAACCGCAAGGGTTTGTCAGGTTCTAAGGGTCTCATACGAGTATTATATATCGTTCCCGCCTCACCGTAACGCCGTGGCACACGGCCAGCGCGTGATGCCTCAGAACAAAGTGTTATCGAAAGCGCAGACGGTGCCTCA includes the following:
- a CDS encoding tyrosine-type recombinase/integrase, producing the protein MVKTGQITEESVTARLDTDLATPAEQARVERFLERLRARGRRPNTLAAYAADWLKLARWSRAVNAEAFDLRRMSGREAVEFRRHCLGLGQAPATVNRALIFLAEYGGWAATQGDLTERAAREFADVPKVPWQPLAPRGLTKPELRRFLKEVDLRGCARDKAVVYLLLYGGLRLGEVASLCLEDVAFSPRKGLLRLRSEWAKGSKERLVPLPAAARATLASYLTEREDCPGQLFRGERGPLGRSGITKIVQKYAHSAGVKLSPHTLRHCFAYRYLEHTANDLVGLAAILGHSNLNTTMGYTRKRIENLQSAVDDLEFV